The sequence below is a genomic window from Barrientosiimonas humi.
GCGCCGCGCCGCCCAGCTGGAGGCCCTCGGCCTCGGGGTCGAGGTGCGCGCCATCCGGGGCAACGTCGGCACCCGCATCGGCCTGGTCGGCGACTCCTGCGACGGCGTCGTGCTGGCGCGCGCGGGCCTGGCCCGGCTGGGCCGGCTCGACGAGGCCACCGAGGTGCTCGACCCGCTGCAGATGCTGCCGGCCCCCGGCCAGGGGGCGCTCGCGGTCGAGTGCCGCACCGACGACACCGACCTGGTCGAGCTGCTCCGTGGGCTCGACGACGCCGACACCCGAGCCGCGGTCACCGCCGAGCGCGCCCTGCTGGGCGAGCTCGAGGCCGGGTGCTCGGCGCCGGTGGGCGCGCTCGCCGAGATCGTCGAGGAGGAGGACGGCTCGCTGCTCATCTCGCTGCGCGGCTTCGTCGGCTCCACCGACGGCGCGCTCGAGCTGCGCCGGTCCGCCGTCGGCCCGATCGAGCAGCCCGAGCGGCTCGGGGCCGAGCTGGCGCAGGTCTTCCTCGACGACGGGGCGGCCGACGCGATCGCCCCACCCCGACAACCCGGTCCTGCCGTGGACGCAGGACACCCGCAACCCGCAGGACCCGACAGCACCCCGGAGGGTGAGCAGTGAGCAGCACGACCAAGAGCACGAAGACCAAGGCACCCGGCCACGTCGCATTCGTCGGTGCCGGTCCGGGCGACCCGGGCCTGCTGACGGTGCGGGCCGCGCAGCTGCTGCGCGAGGCCGACGTGATCGTCCTGGACCAGATCGCCGACGAGCGGTTCGCCACGGCGCACGCCCGCGAGGGCGTCGAGATCGTCGACGGCGGCCACGGCGAGGCCGGGCAGCGCCTGACCTCGGCGTCGCGGGCCAAGCTGGTCGTGCGCACGGCGAAGGCCGCCGGCGCCGGCGCCCAGGTGGTGCGGCTGATGGACGGCGACCCCGCGACGTTCAACGGGCTCGCCGAGGAGGCCGCCGCCTGCCAGAAGGCCGGCGTGGCCTTCGAGATCGTCCCGGGCGTCAGCGCGGTCAGCGCGGTCCCGGCGTACGCCGGTGTGCCGCTCACCGCGTCCACCTCCAAGGCGGTCCACGTCGTCACGGCCCGCGCGACGGGCGTCGACTGGTCGCGCTCGGTCGACGACGACATCACCGTGGTGGTGCTCGGCGGCGGCGAGGTGCTGACCGGCGCGCTGGAGAAGCTGCTGGCGGCGGGCCGCTCGGCCGAGACCCCGGTGGCGCTGACCTCCGACGGCACGACGATCCACCAGGCCACCCACACCACGACCCTCGGCGAGGTCTCGACCACGCTGCCGCGGGCCGAGATCGGCGAGCCGACGCTGGCCGTGGTCGGTTCCACGGTGCCGCTGCGCGACGAGCTGTCCTGGTGGGAGACCAAGCCGCTGTTCGGCTGGAACGTCCTGGTGCCGCGCACCAAGGAGCAGTCCGGCTCGATGACCGACCGGCTCACCCGCTACGGCGCGACCAGCGACGTCGTCCCGACCATCAGCGTCGAGCCGCCCCGCACGCCGCAGCAGATGGAGCGGGCGGTCAAGGGCCTGGTCACCGGTCGTTACGAGTGGATCGGCTTCACCTCCGCCAACGCGGTGCGCGCGGTGCGCGAGAAGTTCGTCGAGTACGGCCTCGACGTGCGCGCGTTTGCCGGCCTGAAGATCGCCGCGGTCGGCGGGGTCACCGCCGACGCGCTGCGCGACTGGGGCCTGGAGCCGGACCTGATCCCCTCGGGCGAGCAGTCGGCCCAGGGGCTGCTGGAGGACTGGCCCGACTACGACGAGGTCCTCGACCCGATCAACCGGGTCTTCCTGCCGCGCGCCGACATCGCCACCGACACCCTGGTGGCCGGCCTGCAGGAGATGGGCTGGGAGGTCGACGACGTCACGGCCTACCGCACCGTGCGGGCCGCCCCGCCGGCGCCCGAGGTGCGCGAGGCGATCAAGACCGGCAAGTTCGACGCGGTCTGCTTCACCTCCTCCTCGACGGTGCGCAACCTCGTGGGCATCGCCGGCAAGCCCTACCCCAGCACCGTCGTGGCGTGCATCGGCCCGGCCACCGCCAAGACCGCCGAGGAGCACGGCCTGCGGGTCGACGTGCTCGCCAGCGAGGCCTCCGCCGAGGCGCTCGTCGACGCGCTCGCCGACTTCGGCCGGGGTCTCGCGCTCGCGGCCGAGGAGGCCGGCGAGGCGGTGCGCCGCCCGAGCGAGAAGAAGAAGGCCGGCGCCCGTCGCAAGGTCAAGGCCTGATGGCCCGGGCCGACCTGCCCGTACGTCCGCGCCGCCTGCGTCAGACGCCGGCGGTGCGACGGCTGGTGCGCGAGACTCGGCTGCACCCGGCCGAGCTGGTGCTCCCGATGTTCGTCAAGGAGGGCGCCACCGAGCCGCAGCCGATCTCGGCGATGCCCGGCGTCGTCCAGCACTCGCTGGACTCGCTGGTCGAGGCCGCCCGCGAGGCGGTCGCGGCCGGCGTCGGCGGGCTGATGATCTTCGGGGTGCCCGCCGAGCGTGACGAGATCGGTTCGGGCGCAACGGATCCCGACGGCATCCTCAACGTCGCGCTGCGCCGGCTGCGCGACGAGCTCGGCGACGAGACCGTGCTCATGGCCGACCTGTGCCTCGACGAGTTCACCTCGCACGGGCACTGCGGCGTGCTCGACCAGCAGGGCCGCGTCGACAACGACGCCACCCTCGAGCGCTACGCCGAGATGGCGGTCGTGCAGGCCGAGTCCGGCGCGCAGGTGGTCGGGCTGTCCGGGATGATGGACGGCCAGGTCGCGGCCTGCCGCGCCGCGCTCGACGCCGCAGGCCACACCGACACGATCGTCCTGGCCTACGCCGTGAAGTTCTCCTCCGCGGCCTACGGCCCGTTCCGCGAGGCCGTCGAGTCGACCCTGCAGGGCGACCGCGCGACCTACCAGGAGGACTCCGGCAACGCCGTCGAGGCGCTGCGCGAGCTGCGGCTCGACCTCGCCGAGGGCGCCGACATCGTCATGGTCAAGCCGGCGCTGCCGTACCTCGACGTGCTCGCGGCCGTCGCGGCGGAGTCCGACGTGCCGGTCGCGGCGTACCAGATCTCCGGCGAGCTGGCGATGATCGAGGCCGCCGCGGCCAACGGGTGGATCGACCGCGACCGGATGGTGCTCGAGGCGCTCACCTCGATCCGCCGCGCGGGCGCCCAGATCATCCTCACCTACTACGCCGTCGAGGTCGCCGGCTGGCTGCGCGCGGCCGACTGAGGCCCGCCCGTGGACGACCGGCCGGTCAGCCTTTCGGGCGCGCTATCCTGAGGGTGGGGGCGACCGAAGAGCCGACCGATCGAAGGAGTGCCCGCAGCATGTCCCACCTGGGTCGCTCGACCTGCCGTCGTGCCGCTGCGCTGACGGCGGCGATGCTCGCGCTCCCCGTGTCCGCAGCCGTCGCGGGCGAGGCGCCGTCCCCGCAGCGCGCGCCGCACGTCTTCGCCATGCCGGTCACCCCCGAGCGGGTCGTGGTCGCCATCGACGCCGGTAGCCGTGACGACCTGACCACCGCCGTCGTCCAGGACGACACCGGCCGGGTGGTCGGGCGCACCACGCTCACCGCGAGCGGCAAGGGCCTGGTCCCGCTGTCGGTCGCGACCAACACCCGCCAGCGGGTGCGCGTCACGATCGGCAACGCGGT
It includes:
- the hemC gene encoding hydroxymethylbilane synthase, producing MTARTLRLGTRRSALATTQSEHVAERLRVLGHDVELVEIVTEGDTNRGPLAQIGGTGVFAAALRNALLAGEVDLAVHSLKDLPVAPQPGLVVAAVPPREDPRDVLVARDGLTLGEIPAGGVIGTGSPRRAAQLEALGLGVEVRAIRGNVGTRIGLVGDSCDGVVLARAGLARLGRLDEATEVLDPLQMLPAPGQGALAVECRTDDTDLVELLRGLDDADTRAAVTAERALLGELEAGCSAPVGALAEIVEEEDGSLLISLRGFVGSTDGALELRRSAVGPIEQPERLGAELAQVFLDDGAADAIAPPRQPGPAVDAGHPQPAGPDSTPEGEQ
- a CDS encoding uroporphyrinogen-III synthase codes for the protein MSSTTKSTKTKAPGHVAFVGAGPGDPGLLTVRAAQLLREADVIVLDQIADERFATAHAREGVEIVDGGHGEAGQRLTSASRAKLVVRTAKAAGAGAQVVRLMDGDPATFNGLAEEAAACQKAGVAFEIVPGVSAVSAVPAYAGVPLTASTSKAVHVVTARATGVDWSRSVDDDITVVVLGGGEVLTGALEKLLAAGRSAETPVALTSDGTTIHQATHTTTLGEVSTTLPRAEIGEPTLAVVGSTVPLRDELSWWETKPLFGWNVLVPRTKEQSGSMTDRLTRYGATSDVVPTISVEPPRTPQQMERAVKGLVTGRYEWIGFTSANAVRAVREKFVEYGLDVRAFAGLKIAAVGGVTADALRDWGLEPDLIPSGEQSAQGLLEDWPDYDEVLDPINRVFLPRADIATDTLVAGLQEMGWEVDDVTAYRTVRAAPPAPEVREAIKTGKFDAVCFTSSSTVRNLVGIAGKPYPSTVVACIGPATAKTAEEHGLRVDVLASEASAEALVDALADFGRGLALAAEEAGEAVRRPSEKKKAGARRKVKA
- the hemB gene encoding porphobilinogen synthase; this translates as MARADLPVRPRRLRQTPAVRRLVRETRLHPAELVLPMFVKEGATEPQPISAMPGVVQHSLDSLVEAAREAVAAGVGGLMIFGVPAERDEIGSGATDPDGILNVALRRLRDELGDETVLMADLCLDEFTSHGHCGVLDQQGRVDNDATLERYAEMAVVQAESGAQVVGLSGMMDGQVAACRAALDAAGHTDTIVLAYAVKFSSAAYGPFREAVESTLQGDRATYQEDSGNAVEALRELRLDLAEGADIVMVKPALPYLDVLAAVAAESDVPVAAYQISGELAMIEAAAANGWIDRDRMVLEALTSIRRAGAQIILTYYAVEVAGWLRAAD